One genomic segment of Hippoglossus hippoglossus isolate fHipHip1 chromosome 22, fHipHip1.pri, whole genome shotgun sequence includes these proteins:
- the tp53i3 gene encoding quinone oxidoreductase PIG3, translated as MHHILHPGRFLLGNVHRTSWRKCCTSFAKMMQAVCVDVPGGPENLLLRSVPRPRPKDGEVLIKVHATALNRADLLQRRGLYPPPPGESDIIGLEVAGTVDTLGPGVKRGWRAEDRVMALLCGGGYAEYVAVPEELLMPVPPTLTLSQAAAIPEAWLTAFQLLALVAQVKEGEVVLAHAGGSGVGTAAVQLVRLFDAVPIVTAGSTEKLKMAEKLGAAAGFNYKEEDFSQGVQDFTGGRGADVILDCIGGCNWEQNVSCLATDGRWVLYGTLGGKAVEGDFLGKLLAKRGHLLSSLLRSRSLQYKADLVQAFSTRVVPHFSDQACSLRPVIDSTFNLEDIAAAHRHMEANKNMGKIIINVIPQKQETQMQ; from the exons ATGCATCACATCCTGCACCCTGGAAGATTTTTATTGGGAAACGTCCACCGGACA TCCTGGAGAAAGTGTTGCACGAGTTTTGCCAAGATGATGCAGGCGGTGTGTGTGGACGTCCCCGGAGGACcagagaatctgctgctgcgGTCTGTCCCCAGACCTCGACCGAAAGATGGAGAGGTCCTGATTAAAGTTCATGCTACTGCTCTGAACAGGGCAGATTTACTGCAG AGGCGAGGACTGTACCCACCTCCCCCAGGTGAGAGCGACATCATCGGCCTGGAGGTGGCTGGGACCGTGGACACGCTGGGCCCTGGGGTGAAAAGAGGTTGGAGGGCAGAGGACAGGGTCATGGCCctgctctgtggaggaggaTACGCAGAATATGTTGCTGTGCCTGAGGAGCTCCTCATGCCCGTTCCCCCGACTCTCACCCTGAGCCAGGCTGCTGCCATCCCAGAGGCCTGGCTCACCGCTTTCCAGCTGCTGGCGCTCGTAG CTCAGGTGAAGGAGGGTGAGGTGGTGCTGGCTCATGCTGGAGGCAGCGGCGTGGGAACGGCTGCCGTTCAGCTGGTCCGTCTGTTCGATGCCGTGCCCATCGTCACGGCCGGGAGCACAGAGAAGCTGAAGATGGCCGAGAAACTGGGAGCCGCAGCCGGGTTCAACTACAAAGAGGAGGACTTCTCACAGGGAGTTCAGGACTTCACAGGAG GCAGGGGAGCCGACGTCATACTCGACTGCATTGGCGGATGTAACTGGGAGCAAAACGTGAGCTGCTTGGCCACGGATGGTCGCTGGGTGCTGTACGGCACCTTGGGCGGCAAAGCGGTGGAGGGAGATTTCCTGGGCAAGCTGCTCGCCAAGCGAGGACACTTGCTCAGCAGCCTCCTCCGCTCCCGCAGCCTTCAG taCAAAGCGGACCTGGTCCAAGCCTTTTCTACTCGAGTGGTACCGCACTTCTCAGACCAGGCCTGTTCCTTGAGGCCAGTGATTGACAGCACATTCAACCTGGAGGACATCGCAGCGGCCCACAGGCACATGGAGGCCAATAAGAACATGGGCAAGATTATCATCAATGTGATTccacagaaacaggaaactcAGATGCAGTGA
- the LOC117755579 gene encoding SH2 domain-containing adapter protein F-like — MAKWLKDYLNFGSRRDPPQPPRPDYTESEILRAYRAQKELDFEDPYQHSDKEQQNGSFSSCSATMSLPSFPAFGSVLPNGVEVKVVSPKHRLIKVDSQEFGRCKIPLSPVTIQEEPVVPSAPAASDSDTDYSDPFDARPDPRVRPTWEPKPAPTDCCSYMEPFEAQRIISELQHGGMTNRSGGGDPGQLYDNPYEERTRHHHRAAPPAQQQTPKVEGGLGLIDSRESRLPQDDERPADEYDQPWEWKKDNISKALAVQFEGAERERSRAQTEQTRLTKTGTTSTTSEASTLRLAGDTPPLLGERVDPFLHLERQVWYHGALSRSEAETLLTLCKESSYLVRNSQTCRNDYSLSLRSCKGFMHMKFTKSGDGRYVLGENSPPFSTIPEVIHHYTTHKLPIRGAEHMSLLYPVIVQTL, encoded by the exons ATGGCAAAGTGGCTGAAGGACTACCTCAACTTTGGCAGCAGGCGTGACCCTCCACAGCCCCCGAGGCCAGATTACACCGAGAGTGAGATCTTGAGGGCTTACCGAGCTCAGAAAGAACTCGATTTCGAGGACCCATACCAGCACTCGGATAAGGAGCAGCAGAATGGCAGTTTCAGCTCCTGCAGTGCCACAATGAGCCTTCCCTCTTTCCCTGCGTTTGGTTCAGTGCTGCCTAATGGTGTGGAG GTGAAAGTGGTGTCTCCTAAACACAGACTCATTAAAGTGGACTCTCAGGAGTTTGGTCGCTGTAAAATCCCCTTGAGTCCTGTGACCATTCAAGAAGAACCA GTGGTTCCCTCTGCCCCAGCAGCTTCGGACAGTGACACAGACTACTCTGACCCATTTGATGCCCGTCCAGACCCAAGAGTGAGACCAACCTGGGAGCCCAAACCTGCACCCACAGACTGCTGCAGCTACATGGAGCCATTCGAGGCCCAGCGGATCATCTCAG AACTGCAGCACGGCGGAATGACGAACCGATCTGGAGGTGGAGATCCTGGTCAGCTGTATGATAACCCATACGAGGAGAGGACCCGTCACCACCACCGCGCCGCTCCACCAGCACAACAGCAAACTCCGAAGGTTGAGGGCGGACTGGGCCTGATAGACAGCAGGGAGAGCAGGCTCCCACAGGACGATGAGAGGCCAGCTGATGAATATGACCAGCCCTGGGAATGGAAGAAGGACAACATCTCCAAAGCTCTAGCAG TTCAGTTTGAAGGGGCAGAAAGGGAGCGATCGCGAGCTCAGACAGAACAGACCAGGCTCACGAAGACGGGAACCACCTCTACCACATCGGAGGCATCTACACTCCGTTTGGCTGGTGACACCCCTCCACTCCTGGGAGAGAGAGTGGATCCGTTTCTGCATCTGGAGAGACAAGT ATGGTACCATGGAGCCCTGAGCCGTTCGGAGGCAGAGACGCTGCTGACTCTGTGCAAAGAGAGCTCCTACCTGGTGAGGAACAGCCAGACCTGCCGCAACGACTACTCGCTCTCACTCAG GAGCTGCAAAGGCTTCATGCACATGAAGTTCACTAAGTCTGGAGACGGGCGTTATGTGCTAGGTGAGAACAGCCCTCCCTTCTCCACCATCCCCGAGGTCATCCATCACTACACGACACACAAGCTGCCGATCCGAGGCGCAGAACACATGTCCCTACTGTATCCTGTCATCGTTCAGACCCTCTGA
- the yju2 gene encoding splicing factor YJU2: protein MSERKVLNKYYPPDFDPSKIPKLKLPKDRQYVVRLMAPFNMRCKTCGEYIYKGKKFNARKETIQNELYMGLPIFRFYIKCTRCLAEITFKTDPVNTDYAMEHGATRNFQAEKLIEEEEKRIQEEREEEELNNPMKVLENRTKDSKMEMEVLENLQELKELNQRQAQVDFEGMIGLYREIEKRKVEREKEEDELETRDMLQRALIKRLRDSDSDSGSEKEEAESSSSQSNKSSANKPTDILTASKPTETQGASAGGVKKAKLESWEKSVGTLGGVKSLGSLVVQKKPTATFNKPRPVAATAASSLQTDSLASKTTGSTNASKPIITQKVSSSLSLLGAYSDSDSNDSD from the exons ATGTCTGAAAGAAAAGTGTTGAAT AAATACTACCCTCCGGATTTCGATCCGTCCAAAATCCCAAAGCTCAAACTCCCCAAGGATCGACAGTATGTGGTCAGATTGATGGCTCCATTCAATATGAG GTGTAAAACGTGTGGCGAGTACATCTACAAGGGGAAGAAGTTCAATGCACGCAAAGAGACGATTCAGAATGAGCTGTACATGGGACTGCCCATCTTCCGTTTCTACATCAAATGTACTCGATGTCTTGCTGAGATTACGTTTAAG ACTGATCCAGTAAACACAGATTACGCAATGGAGCATGGTGCGACACGAAACTTCCAAGCAGAGAAACTaattgaggaggaggagaagagaatccaggaggagagagaagaggaggagctcaACAACCCCATGAAG GTGTTGGAGAACCGCACAAAGGATTCCAAGATGGAGATGGAGGTTTTAGAGAATCTTcaggagctgaaggagctgaaCCAGAGGCAGGCTCAGGTGGACTTCGAGGGAATGATCGGCCTGTACAGAGAGATTGAGAAGAGAAAGGTCGAAcgggagaaagaagaggatgagCTAGAAACCAG GGACATGTTGCAACGAGCCCTCATCAAAAGACTGAGGGATTCTGACTCGGACTCGGGCTCggagaaagaagaagcagagagcagcagctcacagtcAAACAAGTCCAGCgccaacaaaccaacagacatcCTCACAGCTAgcaaacccacagagacacag GGAGCCTCAGCTGGAGGAGTGAAGAAGGCCAAGCTGGAGAGCTGGGAGAAGAGTGTGGGGACACTGGGTGGTGTAAAATCTCTGGGGTCCCTGGTTGTGCAAAAGAAACCAACAGCAACGTTCAACAAACCAAGACCAGTGGCGGCTACTGCTGCTTCATCTTTGCAAACAG ATTCACTGGCATCAAAGACGACCGGGTCCACAAATGCTTCAAAGCCCATAATCACTCAAAAGGTCTCTTCGTCTCTCAGCCTGCTGGGGGCGTATTCAGACAGTGACAGCAATGACAGCGACTGA